In Azospirillum thiophilum, the DNA window CGGGCCGGGCGGACAGGGGCCGGGGCAGCCATTGTTGGCGCGGGGCTGCCAGATAGATGCAAACCGCACCGGCGGTCGTCGTCGCCAGTGCCAGTCCGTGAACGAGTGTGGCCACCATCGGCATGTTTCTCCGGCGCGACCAATTCCGATTAGGATGACATGCGCGATCTTGTGCCTATTTATGATAGATGTTGCAAGTGATTATTATTTGCGTGCTTAGGGCGTGGTGAGATACCACGCGGCCCGACAGCGAAGGCGCGGTCGACGGGGCACGTCTCACATTCTTAAGTTGTGGGTGATGGCGAAGCCGGCACCGGCACCGGCACCTCCCCCCGGCCACCGGCCTTTTCAGAAGCGGTCGGAGAACATGAATCCGACGGCGGCGATCAGGCAGACGAAGGCGGCGAGGTGGTTCCATTTCAGCGCCTCTCCCAGATAAAGGGCGGCGAAGCCGGCGAAGGTCACCAGCGTCACCACCTCCTGGATCACCTTCAACTGTCCGGCGCTGAAGCCCGAGGCGTAGCCGAGCCGGTTGGCCGGCACGGCGAAGCAGTATTCTACGAAGG includes these proteins:
- a CDS encoding DMT family protein, producing the protein MTTILLLCFSNLFMTAAWYGHLKHPGAPLWKVVLVSWAIAFVEYCFAVPANRLGYASGFSAGQLKVIQEVVTLVTFAGFAALYLGEALKWNHLAAFVCLIAAVGFMFSDRF